The Maniola jurtina chromosome 20, ilManJurt1.1, whole genome shotgun sequence genome includes the window ATACTAAAACCAGAAAACAAATGTTACTGTTTACAGGTACAGAGGAAATTGAACATTTAGGAACTTTTAAAGTGATCAAAGAGATGGCTGAAAAACatgaaaaacattcaaaatacaATTCCACTAGAGACTCCAGAAATAAAGGTAGAAAAAGAAGCAGGGATGATTCTAAATATAATTTGAGTGAAAGTAAAACTCCTCCGCTACCAATAAGACATGGTCATAGTATCGAAGAATTAATGAAGCGAAGAGAATCTATTAAAGAGGAACTTAAAGACATCGCCAAAAATGGAAGCAAACACaatgaaaatagtaaaaaatgtaaaattgaaGCAAAAAGCTCTGGTCAGTCAAAACATGAGCgctttactgatatttttcaaaatactaaGTCAATTAAGCAGATGTCATTTAAAGATTCTTCGCCTGATAATGTCCAGGACTATAGCCAATTAGATTCTGAAGATGAAGAAAGCATAATTGAACAAAGAAGACAACAGCGTAAACAGCTACTGGAACAATTGAATGCAACTGAGACCAAAACAGAGTTGTCAGTAAAACATTCTGATGATAGTGGACAAGTTaataaagaagaagaaaaaattaaTTCACCTGTGGAATTGAAATCTTCAAAAAACATTACAGATATGTTCTCAGAGGAAGACTTTGCTCCAAAGAAGGATTCTGATATTGTTACACAAGACAATAGTGAAGTGAGTCTACAATTAAATGATAACTGGGATGACTCTGaaggatattataatattaaagttggAGATATTGTGGATAATAACAGATACACAATTAAATCACTATTGGGGCAAGGGGTCTATGCTAATGTTGTGAAAGCTCAAGATAATAGCAGAGGAAATAGTGAAAttgcaattaaaattattagaaacAATGATTTGATGTACAAAACAGGTTTAAAGgaaattaagtttttgaaagAGGTGAATGACGCAGATTCTGAAAATAAGTATCACTGTGTGAGATTATTGACACATTTTATGCATAAAGGGCACCTCTGTTTGGTATTTGAAGCTATGCACATGGACTTAAGATGTGTACTTAAGAAATATGGTAAAAATCATGGCCTTAATGCGAAAGCTCTGACAAATTATAGCAGACAGTTGCTTCTAGCATTGAGACTATTAAAGAAAATAGGCATTATACATGCTGATATAAAACCTGATAATATTTTAGTGAATGAAAATAAGaacattttaaaactttgcgATTTTGGATCTGCTATGAAAATAAATGACAATGAACCTACTCCTTACTTAGTATCAAGGTTTTACAGAGCACCTGAAATCATACTCGGTATTCCTTACAAGCACAGTGTGGATGTATGGTCAACTGCTTGTACAATTTATGAGATGGCTACTGGAAGAATTCTTTTCACTGGAAGTTCTAACAATAGaatgttaaaatgttttatGGACTTAAAAGGAAGGATACCAAGTAGAATAATAAGGAAAGGGAAATTCAAGGATCAAcattttaattacaataataattttcttatgCACAAAACAGATGAGTTCACTGGAAGAGAAAAGGTCGTTGAAGTTACCAATATTACTGTAT containing:
- the LOC123875438 gene encoding serine/threonine-protein kinase PRP4 homolog isoform X2, which codes for MAEKHEKHSKYNSTRDSRNKGRKRSRDDSKYNLSESKTPPLPIRHGHSIEELMKRRESIKEELKDIAKNGSKHNENSKKCKIEAKSSGQSKHERFTDIFQNTKSIKQMSFKDSSPDNVQDYSQLDSEDEESIIEQRRQQRKQLLEQLNATETKTELSVKHSDDSGQVNKEEEKINSPVELKSSKNITDMFSEEDFAPKKDSDIVTQDNSEVSLQLNDNWDDSEGYYNIKVGDIVDNNRYTIKSLLGQGVYANVVKAQDNSRGNSEIAIKIIRNNDLMYKTGLKEIKFLKEVNDADSENKYHCVRLLTHFMHKGHLCLVFEAMHMDLRCVLKKYGKNHGLNAKALTNYSRQLLLALRLLKKIGIIHADIKPDNILVNENKNILKLCDFGSAMKINDNEPTPYLVSRFYRAPEIILGIPYKHSVDVWSTACTIYEMATGRILFTGSSNNRMLKCFMDLKGRIPSRIIRKGKFKDQHFNYNNNFLMHKTDEFTGREKVVEVTNITVCRDLGKELKKSYKNATMCDEKRITQLKDLLDKMLALDENQRLSATDCLKHPFIQESIQK
- the LOC123875438 gene encoding serine/threonine-protein kinase PRP4 homolog isoform X1; amino-acid sequence: MLLFTGTEEIEHLGTFKVIKEMAEKHEKHSKYNSTRDSRNKGRKRSRDDSKYNLSESKTPPLPIRHGHSIEELMKRRESIKEELKDIAKNGSKHNENSKKCKIEAKSSGQSKHERFTDIFQNTKSIKQMSFKDSSPDNVQDYSQLDSEDEESIIEQRRQQRKQLLEQLNATETKTELSVKHSDDSGQVNKEEEKINSPVELKSSKNITDMFSEEDFAPKKDSDIVTQDNSEVSLQLNDNWDDSEGYYNIKVGDIVDNNRYTIKSLLGQGVYANVVKAQDNSRGNSEIAIKIIRNNDLMYKTGLKEIKFLKEVNDADSENKYHCVRLLTHFMHKGHLCLVFEAMHMDLRCVLKKYGKNHGLNAKALTNYSRQLLLALRLLKKIGIIHADIKPDNILVNENKNILKLCDFGSAMKINDNEPTPYLVSRFYRAPEIILGIPYKHSVDVWSTACTIYEMATGRILFTGSSNNRMLKCFMDLKGRIPSRIIRKGKFKDQHFNYNNNFLMHKTDEFTGREKVVEVTNITVCRDLGKELKKSYKNATMCDEKRITQLKDLLDKMLALDENQRLSATDCLKHPFIQESIQK